One Fuerstiella marisgermanici DNA window includes the following coding sequences:
- a CDS encoding TerC family protein encodes MEAVIALLALTLMEIVLGIDNIIFITILTDRLPEDQQPLARRLGLGLAMLSRIALLSVISYVIRLKSGLITLTALGIPSGWLQALAGEDWTVVNEISGRDIILLLGGLFLIRHSVKEIHEQLEGDPEHDAQLAAGRTFASVLINITVMDIIFSLDSVITAVGMTENLTVMITAVVLSVIVMMAFAGRISRFVKKHPTLKMLALSFLILIGVMLVAEAAGTHVNKGYIYFAMAFSLMVEALNIRLRSKSDSGPPNTEQAASISSDIPSAENS; translated from the coding sequence ATGGAAGCTGTTATCGCGCTGCTCGCACTGACTCTGATGGAGATCGTGCTGGGCATCGACAACATTATCTTCATTACGATCCTGACCGACCGCCTGCCGGAAGATCAGCAGCCTTTGGCTCGACGACTGGGGCTGGGGCTGGCGATGCTTTCCCGCATCGCCTTGCTGTCTGTGATCAGCTACGTCATCCGGTTGAAGTCGGGCCTGATCACTCTGACGGCCCTTGGTATCCCGAGCGGCTGGTTGCAGGCGCTGGCGGGTGAAGACTGGACCGTGGTCAATGAAATTTCCGGTCGCGACATCATTCTGTTGCTGGGCGGGCTGTTTCTGATCCGGCACAGCGTGAAGGAAATTCACGAACAGCTCGAAGGTGATCCCGAGCACGACGCTCAACTGGCCGCCGGCCGTACCTTCGCCAGCGTGCTGATCAACATCACCGTGATGGACATCATCTTCTCGCTCGATTCCGTCATTACTGCCGTCGGGATGACAGAAAATCTGACCGTGATGATTACTGCCGTGGTGCTTTCCGTGATCGTCATGATGGCGTTTGCAGGCCGGATCAGCCGCTTCGTTAAGAAGCATCCGACTCTTAAGATGCTGGCTCTTAGTTTTCTGATTCTGATTGGAGTGATGCTCGTGGCAGAAGCAGCGGGGACTCACGTGAACAAAGGCTACATCTATTTTGCGATGGCGTTTTCACTGATGGTCGAAGCGCTGAATATTCGTCTGCGTTCGAAAAGTGACAGTGGTCCCCCGAACACCGAACAGGCGGCCTCCATTTCTTCTGACATTCCGTCCGCAGAGAACTCATGA
- the xseA gene encoding exodeoxyribonuclease VII large subunit, with amino-acid sequence MPTISVTELVTAFKEIVESTLPPVCVEAEISNCKRSAAGHVYLTLKDENSEIGAVIWRSTAERLKFRPKDGLQVLATGSLQVYVARGTCQFIITKLQPQGVGELELALRQLKEKLELEGLFAPERKRSLPRFPRRIALVTSPTSAAVKDMIQVMTRRWPSVNLIIVPVPVQGDQAAPRIAAGLRAAAKIPDVDVIITGRGGGSLEDLWPFNEEGVARAIAASPIPVVSAVGHEIDVSIADLVADRRALTPSEAGELVVPSADEFRQDLRNTASRIYRVLTGRVERLRLTLQAIESRSIFQRPTTLIDERRQRCDDLGASAERAMRLKVERLNQQLATTAAALDALSPIKVLARGYSLTTKADGILIRSVADVAEGTELETRLPDGMVRSEVIAVATSEP; translated from the coding sequence ATGCCCACAATATCGGTGACGGAGCTGGTCACCGCGTTTAAGGAAATTGTCGAAAGCACGCTGCCGCCGGTTTGTGTAGAAGCCGAAATTTCTAATTGCAAACGTTCAGCGGCAGGTCACGTCTATCTGACGCTAAAGGATGAGAACTCCGAAATCGGAGCCGTCATCTGGCGGTCAACTGCTGAGCGGCTAAAGTTTCGTCCGAAAGACGGCCTGCAGGTATTGGCGACCGGTTCGCTGCAGGTGTATGTCGCTCGTGGCACCTGCCAGTTCATCATTACAAAGCTGCAGCCGCAGGGAGTCGGCGAACTGGAGTTGGCGTTACGTCAGCTGAAAGAAAAACTGGAATTAGAAGGCTTGTTCGCGCCGGAACGAAAGCGATCTTTGCCTCGCTTTCCCAGACGCATCGCACTGGTGACAAGCCCCACGTCGGCGGCGGTGAAGGACATGATCCAGGTGATGACACGGCGCTGGCCGTCGGTCAATCTGATCATTGTGCCGGTTCCTGTTCAGGGCGATCAGGCCGCGCCGCGGATTGCTGCCGGGCTACGGGCGGCTGCGAAAATTCCGGATGTGGATGTGATCATCACCGGTCGTGGGGGCGGAAGTTTGGAAGACCTGTGGCCGTTTAACGAAGAAGGTGTGGCTCGGGCGATTGCGGCGAGTCCAATTCCGGTGGTCAGTGCTGTCGGGCATGAGATCGACGTGTCGATTGCAGACCTCGTGGCGGATCGTCGAGCACTCACGCCCAGTGAAGCGGGCGAATTGGTGGTGCCGTCCGCCGATGAATTTCGCCAGGATCTGCGCAACACGGCGTCTCGCATTTACCGAGTACTCACGGGGCGCGTCGAACGTCTGCGGCTGACGCTGCAGGCGATCGAATCTCGCAGCATTTTCCAACGCCCCACAACTTTGATCGACGAACGTCGGCAACGCTGCGATGACCTTGGTGCATCCGCTGAGCGAGCGATGCGATTGAAGGTTGAGCGGTTGAATCAGCAGCTGGCCACAACGGCCGCCGCGCTGGACGCACTTAGTCCAATCAAAGTGCTGGCTCGCGGCTATTCGCTGACGACAAAAGCCGATGGCATACTGATTCGTTCAGTTGCGGATGTGGCTGAGGGAACCGAACTCGAAACTCGCCTGCCGGACGGAATGGTTCGTAGTGAGGTAATCGCGGTCGCGACGAGCGAACCTTGA